A single genomic interval of Bacteroidota bacterium harbors:
- a CDS encoding AAA family ATPase, protein MGAIDFTFKSMLIIVCGLQGVGKTIVATKIAEKTGAILLRTDVIRKKLVKNPTYGKEEIIHIYDEMFSRAKKSLLDKNTVILDATFAEIQDRHRAKKIADEAGSKFEIVEVKCSSEEII, encoded by the coding sequence TTGGGTGCAATTGATTTTACTTTCAAATCTATGTTAATTATAGTCTGTGGGCTCCAAGGAGTCGGAAAAACAATTGTTGCTACTAAAATTGCTGAAAAAACAGGTGCTATTTTACTAAGAACTGATGTTATAAGAAAAAAACTAGTCAAAAATCCAACTTACGGCAAAGAAGAAATAATACACATTTATGATGAAATGTTTTCTAGAGCAAAAAAATCATTACTGGATAAAAATACTGTCATTTTAGATGCAACTTTTGCTGAAATACAAGATAGACATCGTGCTAAAAAAATAGCTGATGAGGCAGGCAGTAAATTTGAAATTGTAGAAGTTAAATGCTCGTCTGAAGAGATCATCAA